TCCTTATGCGCCCCTTCTTGAGAATTTTGCCGGCTGTCTTAAGCAGAACAAGACTGGAGATATCCTTGAACCTGGGGTCTCCGACGGGAAAATGCTTTCCTATATCGCCTTTTGATACCGCTCCAAGAAGTGCGTCAATGACGGCATGCAAAAGGACATCGGCGTCGGAATATCCCTTGAGGCCGCGGTCAAAAGGGACTTTTATTCCTCCGAGAATAAGGTCTCTTCCCTTGACCAGCCTGTGAACATCATAACCAAGTCCTACTCGCATATCACCTTCACATGCCTGCGCCTGCC
Above is a window of Candidatus Margulisiibacteriota bacterium DNA encoding:
- the ispF gene encoding 2-C-methyl-D-erythritol 2,4-cyclodiphosphate synthase — its product is MRVGLGYDVHRLVKGRDLILGGIKVPFDRGLKGYSDADVLLHAVIDALLGAVSKGDIGKHFPVGDPRFKDISSLVLLKTAGKILKKGRIRINNIDTVIIAEKPRLSSFTGRMEKKIASCLKIAASKVCVKAKTAEGLGDTGKGRAIEAFAVCLVDTVK